TCTAAAATAAATTCTACAGTATCAATAAATATGTTAGAAGCAGCAGTAAGAGATGATCTTCAAGATGTCGCATATCGTGCAATGGCTGTTTTAGATCCTTTAAAAGTTACGATAACAAATTATCCAGATGATCAAATCGAATATTTAGAAACTGATTATCATCCTGACAAACCTGAAATGGGTAAAAGAAATATTCCTTTTGCTAAACATTTATATATTGAAAAAGAAGATTTTGTTTTAACAAAACCAAACAAGAAATATAAGAGATTAGCTTTAGGTATCGAAGTAAGATTATTTCATGCATATTTTATTAAAGCAAATGAAGTTAAATATGATGATCAAGGAAATATCATTGAAGTGTTAGTGACATATGATCCGATCACAAAATCAGGATCAGGGTTTGACGATAGAAAACCTAATGGCACCATTCACTTTGTGGAAGCAAGTACTGCACAAAAAGCAACTTTTAATTTCTTTGATGCGATGATTATTGGTGATGACTCTATGGAATTACTTGATAGATTCAATGATGATTCATGGCATGTTAAACAAGGTTATGTTGAACATGACTTAATTAACTTTAAACCACAAGATAAATTCCAATTTATTAGAAATGGTTATTTTAATGTGGATGATGATTCTACAAAAGATCATTTAGTATTTAATGAGATTGTACAACTAAGAAGTAGTTATAAATAGAAAGTTGGTGAGCCATGAATTGGCTAGCAACCTTAAATGAATCTCAATTACAAGCGGTAATCCATCCAGGCGGACCGCTTTTTGTTGTAGCTGGAGCAGGAACTGGTAAAACAAGAACCTTAACTGCTAAAATTGCTTATTTAATTATGCAAGGTGTAAAGCCTGGCAGAATACTAGCAGTTACATTTACAAATAAAGCAGCACGAGAAATGAAAGAACGTGTCATTGATATGACAGGACCACATGCAATGGATGTATGGTTATATACATTTCACGCATTTGGACTACAAATCTTAAGAAGACATATTGCAGAGCTACCTTATGGATATAAAGCATCATTTACAGTTATTGATGAAGATGACGGGAAGAAAATAGTTAGTGATGTGATTAAAGATCTAGGTTTTGATTCAAAGATGTTTTCAGTTAAAGCTTTAAAAAGTCTTATTTCATTATTTAAATCAAATCGTATGGAAGAGTTTGAAAGATCTGATGAAGAAAAGATTTATAAAGGATATCAGACTTATTTAAGAGAAAATCAATTGATAGATTTTGATGATCTATTAATATATACACTCGAACTTTTAACAGACTATAAAGAGATAAGAGTATTATATCAACATCGTTTTGATCATGTTTTAGTTGATGAATTTCAAGATACAGATGTTATTCAATATAAAATTTTAAAGATCTTAGGTGAAGTTCATAAAAACTTATTTGTCGTAGGAGATCCTGATCAATCCATTTATGGATTTAGAGGAGCTAACTATAACAACTCTAAATTATTTCTTAAAGATTTTAATGCCCAAGAGGTTGTCTTAGATAAAAACTATAGATCAACTAATCTTATATTAAATGCGGCTAATAAACTTATTGCTAATAATTTTAATAGACCAAGCGAAAAAAATCTTCAAAGTGATTTAGGTCAGGGAGAACCTATCGTATATAATAAAGAACAAAGTGATTATCAAGAAACATTCTATGTAGTTAATCAGATTAATCAACTCATCAGAAAAGGATATCAATATGATGATATCGCAATTCTTTATAGAAATAATGCATTATCAAGACTCTTTGAAGATGCTTTAATCAAAGATGGCATACCATATATTATTTATGGTGGTATATCTTTTTATCAAAGAAGAGAAATTAAAGATGCACTCGCTTATATTAGGGTTGCAAACGATCATTCTCAAGACTTTTATTTAAAAAGGATAGTTAATGTGCCTAAACGCTCTATTGGATTAGTCAGCGTTAGAAAACTTGAAGATACAGCAAGACATTTAGGTATTTCTATGTTTGATGCAATTGATTTTGTTATATTGAGAGGTCAAGCAAAAGAATCATTACTAAAATTTAAACAAATCATCCTAGATTTAAAAGAAGCATTTGATGAAATGGAAGACTTATATCAACTTATGCCTGTTTTAATGAGTAAAACAGGATATATGGATATGTTAAAACTTGAAGATAGTGAAAGTTCAGAAGATCGTATGGATAACTTGAAAGAACTTCAATCTGTCTTTACGCGTGGTGATGTATACTACGAAGGAACTTTTTATGAAAAATTAAATCAACAGTTAGATCAAATTGCTTTATATTCTGATTTAGATCAAGATGTCACTGAAGACAATCATGTTAAATTAGCAACTTACCATCAAGTTAAAGGATTAGAATTCAAGATTGTATTTATGGTTGTTTTAGAAGAAGGTATATTTCCAAATGATCGAGCCTTGATGAGTACTTATGAACTTGAAGAAGAACGTAGAGTTGCATATGTTGGAATTACAAGAGCGAAAGAAAGATTATATATGACTTATGCGGAAAGACGTATGGTGTATGGTCAAACAAAAATGGGATATCCTTCAAGATTCTTAAAAGAATCAAGATTAAATACAGATGTACCAAAAGAACATGTAACTTACGCTAAGGAAAGTCATCTATTAAAAACAGGAGATCATGTTGATCATCAAGTATTTGGTAGAGGTGTAGTTGTATCAGTTGATCAAGATATTGCAACCATAGCTTTTGCGATGCCTTATGGAATCAAGAACCTTTTGGAATCTCATCCAGCAATTAAAAAAGTTAAAAAGTAATATATATAAAAGTTTAATACTATCATATGGGGTGATTCATATGGAGTTAAACGAGATGCAAAAGAAAGTGGTTTCTACTCAAGAGCCCTTTCTTTTTTTATTAGCAGGTGCAGGCAGTGGTAAGACAAGAGTTGTGATCGAAAGAATTAAGTATTTACTAGATACTGGAGTAAAAAAAACTTTAATACTGGCACTTACGTTTACACATAAAGCAGGAAAAGAAATGCAAACTAGAATTGGAGACGAAAATTTAGCGATACATACCTTTCATCAATTTTGTTTACAAGAACTAAAAAAAAATAAAAGATATGACTACAATATATTTATAGAAGACGAACATCATTTCACAAAAGCCGAATTATTAGATATTCAAGTTTACAAAAACTCATATTTTAAAACTAAGAAACCCAAAATATATGATAGTTATCAGACATATTTAAATAACTATCATTTAAAAGATTTTGATGACATACTCATAGATTTTTATAAACTTATAAACACGAAAAACAAAACATATACATATGATTATATATTTGTTGATGAATTTCAAGACACGAATCACCTACAATACATGATATTGAAATCCTTAATTTCTAAAAACACAAAAGTATTATGTGTTGGAGATCCTGATCAAAGCATTTATAGATTTAGAGGAGCTGAGCCAAAAATTATAAATCAATTCATCAAAGACTACCAAGCGACAGTAGAAATGCTTACGATAAATTATCGATCTAACGCAACAATCATAAAACATGCAAATCGCATCATAAAGAGAAATTACAGAAATCTAAAAAAAGATTTATTACCTTTCAATAAACAAACAAATCAAATCTATAGTTACATATTTATGCATCCTGAAGATGAATCAAATACGATTGAAAATATGATAAAATCATATATTGTAGATGGTATAAAACCTAAAGAAATTGCAGTGCTTTATCGTAATAATTACCGAAGCTATCATCTAAAAAACCAATTTAAAATAAATGAATTTAGCTATTATGATGAGGCTAATTTGATGAATCAAAAACAACATATTCATATGCTAACCATACACCAAGCTAAAGGATTAGAATTTGAAGTTGTTATTATTTTAGGGTTAGAATCGAGTATATTTCCTTCTTATCAAACACATCAAAAAAAGTTTTTAGAAGAAGAAAGAAGATTAATGTTTGTTGCAATGACAAGAGCAAAAGAACATCTTATCTTTACACATGTCAGATATAATGATTATTTTAAAAGACAAAGCCCGTCGCTTTTTATCAAAGAGACAGGCATTAAATCAAAGGTATATAAAGAGATTCATATGGATTACTAAAATATCGCCTATAGAAGATATATCTTCTAGTGGTCAAATAAATCTAATCGTAACACATTATAAAATGACTATTTAATGTTATAATATGTATGGGTGAATTCATATGAACGTAAAACTTAGAATAGAAGAACTAACAAACTTAATCAATCAAGCAAATTATGATTATCATACACTTGATAAGCCTACACTTACTGATTATAATTATGATCAATATCTAAAAGAACTTATTGATTTAGAAAACAAAAACCCTGAATATAAACTTTCAAATTCTCCAACAGATAAAATTGGAGGTATTGTTTTAGACGGATTTGTTAAAGTCAATCATAAAGTTCCTATGATGAGTCTATCAAATGTATTTAGCTTTGATGAGTTAAAAGCATTTGATGATCGAATTAAAAAAGTAACGAGTGATTATCAATACATCTCAGAATTAAAAATTGACGGGCTTGCAGTTAGCATCATTTATGAAAATGGGCAATTTGTTAAAGCTGCAACTAGAGGCAATGGACTTGTCGGTGAAGACATATCAGAGAATGTTAAAACAATCAAAAGTCTACCACTTAAATTAAATGAAGATATCGATATAGAAGTCAGAGGCGAAATTTACATGCCTCACAAAAGTTTCAATAAATTAAACGAAGATAGATTAGATCATAATCTTGCGTTGTTTGCAAATCCAAGAAATGCAGCTGCAGGAACTATTAGACAGTTAGATAGTCGCGTTGCAGCCAAACGTAATTTAGATGCATTTTTATATCAAATAGTAAATGCTCAAGATTATGTAGATACTCAAGAAGAAGCATTGAACTATTTAAAAAAATTAGGATTTAAGATAAATCCTCATTTTCATTTGTCTAAAGATGTAGATGATCTAATTCAAGAAATCCAAAAGTATGACCTTTTAAGAAAAACACTGAATTATGAAACAGATGGTGTTGTTATAAAAATCAACGCTTTTGATATGCATGAACCTATTGGATATACCGCAAAATATCCTAAATGGGCTACGGCTTATAAGTTTCAAGCAGAACAAGCATTAACTAAATTGAATGATATAACATTTCAAATCGGTAGAACAGGTGTAATTACACCAGTTGCAGAATTAGAGCCAATTACAATATCAGGATCTTTAGTCTCACGTGCGACATTGCATAACGAGGATTATATAAAAGCTAAAGATATTAGAATAGGTGATATCGTTAAAGTACATAAAGCAGGAGAAATTATTCCTGAAGTTATAGAAGTTGATTTATCTCAAAGAAAAGATCAACAACCATTCGAGATGACTCAGACATGTCCTGTTTGTGGGCACTTAGTGGAAAGAAAACCTGGTGAAGCAGATTATTATTGTACAAATATAGATTGTCCAGGCAAACATATGAATGCATTAATTCATTTTTCATCTAGAGTGGCAATGGATATTGACACGTTAGGTGAAAAAGTAGTTGAAACATTACATGAACTAGGATTTTTAAATTCTATTTCAGATATTTATAGACTAAAAGATCACAAAGAAGAACTTGTTGGTCTACCGGGATTTGCAGAAAAGAAAGTTGAAAAACTAATTTTAGCAATTGAAAACAGTAAATCACAAAGTTTTGACAAACTTATCTTTGGATTAGGGATTAAACATGTAGGCGCGAAAGTTGCAAAAGTATTAGTTAATCATTATCCAACTATCGATAAACTAAAAGAAGCAACTTATGATGAGTTAACTGAGATCAATGAAATTGGTGAAATGATTGCACAATCTGTAGTTTCATATTTCGAAAAAGAAGAAAATATAAAACTAATTGATGAACTAAAATCTTTTAATTTAAATGTATCATTTGAAAAAGAAGAGATTATTGAACATGAATTTAATCAAAAGACATTTGTTCTTACAGGAAAACTAGAAAACTATACAAGAGATGAAGCACAAGCTATTATTGAAAAATTAGGCGGTAAAGTCAGTTCGTCTGTCAGTAAAAAAACAGATTATGTTTTAGCAGGCTCTGATGCAGGCTCAAAACTTGAAAAAGCAAACAAACTAGGCGTAAAAGTATTAGACGAGGAAGACTTCAAGGTGAAAATTAATGGATGACAAAATACGAGTTTTTGGAGCAAGAGAAAATAATTTACAAAACATAGATATTGAAATACCTAAAAATAAACTTGTCGTCATGACAGGTATATCAGGTAGTGGAAAATCATCCCTAGCTTTTGATACACTATATCAAGAAGGTCAAAGAAGATACATGGAAAGTCTATCAGCTTATGCTAGACAATTTTTAGGTAACTTTGAAAAACCTGATGTTGATCGTATTGATGGATTATCTCCATCAATTAGTATTGATCAAAAAACAACATCAAATAATCCTAGATCAACAGTGGGGACAGTAACTGAAATCTATGATTATTTAAGATTGTTATATGCTAGAATAGGTATTCCATACTGTCCAAATTCAGATGAACCTTTGACAAAACAATCTATTGAAGAAATGACTGTCAGAGTCAATAACTTTAAAGAGGGTAGTAAAGTCATTATTATGTCTCCAATTATTGAAAGACAAAAAGGGACATTAAAAAAAGTAGCTGAGCAATATTTAAAAGAAGGATTTACAAGAGCATATGTAGATGGACAAACGTGCACATTAGAAGAAATGGATGATTTAGATAAAAATAAAAATCATGATTTTTATTTAATCATCGATCGTCTCATCATTAAAGATGGTATTAGATCTCGTCTTTATGATGCACTAGAACTAGCAGCAAGACTTGCAAATGGAAAAGCCAAGGTTTTAGTCGATGATGATGCAATCGTCTCTTTTAGTCAAAATTATAGTTGTGAAGATTCAGATTTCACAATTCCAGATTTAGAACCAAGAATATTCTCTTTTAACGTACCTATAGGAGCTTGTCCTTCTTGTAATGGACTAGGATATAGATTAGAAATCACAGAAGATCTAGTGATTAATCCTGAAAAAGCACTTTTAGATGGCGGACTTATTCCATATAAAAATAATGATGAAGAAAACTTAACCAGTCAAATGGTTGAAGAAACATGTAAGTTTTATAATATTGATGTATCTAAACCGATGCAAGAATTTACAAGAGAAGAGTTAGATATTGTTTTATATGGTTCTCCAGATAAAATTCATTTTAAATTAAAATCAACTTCAGGTAGAAAACATGAAGCTTTTGATTTTTATGAAGGTATTATTACTAACTTAACACGCCGTTATAGAGAAACTACAAGTGATTGGATTAGAACATGGATTGAAAACTTTATGGTTGAATCAGAATGTCACACATGTAATGGAGCAAGATTAAACCCAAGTGCTTTATCTGTTAAAATTGGTGGGAAAAATATTGATCAATTTACAAGACTATCAATTGATGAAGAGATTAAGTTTTTAGAAAATCTTTCTTTAGGCGTTGAGCAAAAACAAATTGCAAAACTTGCCTTGCAAGAAGTCATTAATCGCTTAACCTTCTTACAAGATGTTGGACTAGGCTACCTAGCTCTACATCGCCAAGCAGGAACCCTATCAGGTGGAGAAGCTCAAAGAATAAGATTAGCAACTCAAATTGGATCAAAACTATCAGGTGTTTTATATGTCTTAGATGAACCTTCTATAGGACTACACCAAAGGGATAATCATAAATTAATAGATACACTTCATAAAATGAGAGATCTAGGCAACACGTTAATCGTTGTTGAGCATGATCATGAAACGATGCTTGCAAGTGACTATTTAATAGATATTGGACCTAAAGCTGGAAAGCAAGGTGGGAATGTAGTTGCAGCTGGAACTCCGCAAGAAGTTATGAATCATCCCACAAGCATTACAGGTAAATATCTAAGAGGTGAGTTATTTGTAGATGTTCCTAAAAAAAGAAGAAAAGGCATGGGCAAAGATATTTTAGTTATGGGAGCAAGAGCCAATAACTTAAAAGATATCTCTGTAGCTTTTCCATTAGGACAACTTACAGTAGTAACTGGTGTATCAGGCAGTGGTAAATCATCTTTAGTAAACGAAGTTTTATTAAAAGGATTACAACAAAAATATTATAAGTCTAAAGATAAACCAGGCGAACATACAGCAATCAACGATCAACAATTAATTGAACGCGTTATTGAAATATCACAATCACCTATTGGTAGAACACCAAGATCAAATCCTGCTACCTATACAGGCGTATTTGATGACATAAGAGATTTATACGCAATGACTAATGAAGCGAAAGCTAGAGGATATACAAAATCAAGATTTTCATTTAACGTTAGAGGTGGACGCTGTGAAGCGTGTAAGGGTGATGGAGTTAAAAAAATATCTATGCACTTCCTACCAGATGTTTATGTTTCTTGTGAGGTTTGTGGTGGGAAAAGATATAATCATGAAACACTTCAAATCAAATATAAAGGTAAACAAATTGCAGATGTTTTAGAAATGACAATAGATGATGCAATGGCATTTTTTGAAAATCATCCTAAAATTTATAATAAATTAAAAATCATTCATGATGTAGGACTTGGCTATATTCAATTAGGACAATCCGCAACTACACTATCAGGTGGAGAGGCGCAAAGAGTTAAGCTTGCAAGTGAACTTTATAGAAAGATCACAGATAAATCAATCTATATTTTAGATGAACCAACAACTGGACTTCATACAGATGATGTAAAACGTTTATTAAAAGTATTACATCGTATTGTAGACGAAGGTGCAACCATGGTTGTTATTGAACATAATCTAGATATTATTAAAAATGCAGATCATATCATTGACCTTGGACCTGAAGGTGGAGATCTTGGTGGCTATATCGTCGCACAAGGGACACCTGAAGAAATCGCAATGGTTGATGCTAGTTATACAGGGCAATATTTAAAAAAAGTTTTAAAATGACAAAAAATAAACTATTTTTGTTATAATAAATGATGTCAAGGGGGCAACATGAATTCAAAAGATCCTAAAAAACCAAGTGAAGAAGAAATTAGAAAAATATTTGAACAAATAAAGAAGAACAGAAGTGGCAAAAATACCGCAATTAGTTTTGGATTTTTGTTACATAGCAATTATGTTGTTCATATGACTTTTTCTTTTCTAATTAATTTTTTAATTAGTGCTGTTGTCATAGGCCTAGCGATTGGTATTCATGCACCTTTAATAGAGATTACAATCTTAGGATATGTATTAGGTATTATTTTACTGACATTAATTGAAAACTTTGTTAAGATTTTAATGTTTAAATATTTTATGAGAATGCTTATCTTATCCATGGGATTATTATCTGTTTTAACACAAATTTTAATTCTATATTTAATAGATTTTATAGTTTCAACAGGATTTCATTTTCCAGGAGTTGAGCAACTCATTATATTTTCGTTTGGATTTAGCATTTTAAGATTTGTATTATCTATATATTTAAGAAGATGGTTATATACGAAAAAAATTAGGTTTTTGGAGGGCAAGTAAATCATGAAATTAAAAGTTAAACATTTAATGAAAGATTTAGGATTGAACATTATTGCTGGTAAAGTAGGATTAGAAAATGAAATAAAAGCTGAAATGCTATCTAGACCAGGTGTAGAGTTAGCAGGCTTTCTTGATTTTTTTGATAAAGAAAGACTTATATTGATAGGGTCTAAAGAAGATCATTTTATGAATCTTTTACCAAAAGATGTCAAAAGAAAAAGAATCGAAAATATCATGATGCAAAAACCACCAGCAATTATCTTTTCTGTCAATGTAGACATAGAGGATTTGTTTATTGAACTTGGTGATAAATATGAAGTTGCTATTGTAAAAAGCGATACCAGAACTACAGCTTTAAGTTCTGTATTATATTCATATCTGCATTCAAAACTAGCTCCAAGAACTAGCGTTCATGGTGTCTTAGTTGATATTGATGGAATGGGAACTTTAATTACTGGTAAATCTGGTATAGGTAAAAGTGAAACAGCTTTAGAACTTATAAAAAGAGGACATATATTAGTAAGTGATGACAGAGTAGATATTTTTGAGGCTGCACATGGCGTTTTAATAGGTAGCGCACCAAAAATATTAGAAAAATATATTGAAGTTCGTGGCATCGGTATCGTAGATGTTGTATCTATGTTTGGTGCAGGCGCTTATAGAGAAACTAAAAAGATTAGATTAGTTGTTGAACTAGAACATTGGGAACAAGGAAAATTTTATGATCGATTAGGTATTGAAACTCAAAAAGTTAAATTTTTTGATACTGAAATTGCTAAAATTACAATTCCTGTTCTACCAGGACGAAATGTTGCGACATTAGTTGAAAGTGCTGCAATGAATCAAAAACTAAAATTTTTAGGATATAATGCTGCAAAAGAATTAACAGAAGCAGTATCAAAAAAAGCAAGAAGAGATAGAAGGGATGAAGAGGATGATTGATTACTTAAAGAAAAATAAACAAGGCATATACCTTTATGGAGGATCATTACTAGCATTTATTCTATTGATTATTCTAGCTGTTAGTTCACTTAATGGTTCACCACTTGATTCAACTATAAATCAATTTGATAATAAAACAGCTTTAGATTTAGGATTTGCAACTATCGCATGGTATGCGATATTCATCTTAACGGGAATCGTTATTGGGGCTACATTATCATATTTTGAATTTAAAAAAGTTGGATGGGATACAGAAAAACTATTTGATGGACTCTTATTTGGAGTTCCACTATCTATCATAGGTGCAAGATTATATTATGTGATATTTGATCCTAATCCACATTATGAAACCTTTATGGATGTTATTAACATCACAAATGGTGGACTTGCAATCCATGGAGCTGTTATTACTGCATTAGTATTTCTTATCTTTTTTACAAAGAAAAAGAAAATAGACTTTTGGGTTATGGCAGATATGATTGCAATTGGCTTTTTAGTAGGACAAATTGTAGGACGTTGGGGTAACTTTATGAATGGTGAGGCCCATGGTCCTGTCATTGAAAGTCAGTTTATCTTAAATATATTACCTAATTTTATAAAAACTAATATGACGACTTCAACAGGCACGATCATTCATCCAACATTCTTTTATGAAGGATTATGGAACTTTACAGGGTTAGTATTCTTGTTAATTACAAGAAGATTTAAACTCTTTAAAGTTGGAGATATGATTGGACTGTACTTAATATGGTATGGTTTAGGCAGGGGTTTAATTATTGAGCCACTTAGAACTGATCCACTTTATATATTTGGATTAAAAGCAAATATCGTTTTATCATTATCATTATTTGCAGGCGGAGGCGTACTTTTACTTATTTTAAAGAGAATCATATTTAAAGATCAAAAATACTATAAAGAAATGTTGGTGACGCATGAAGACAATCCTATTTGATTTAGATGGTACGTTAATTCAAACACCCACAATCATTTTAGAGGCATTTAAACAAACATTTGAAACACATTTAAAAGAAGTAGAATTGAGCGAAAAAGAATTATCTAATTTTCTTGGACAGACACTATGGCAAACATTTGAGTTTTACACAGATGATAAAGATTTAGTTAATGAGATGATAGATCATTATAGAAATGTTTCTAATATGATGATTGAAGAAGGATTAAAAGCATATCCTAACGCAAAGAAAACAATTCTATATTTAAAAAATCAAGGATGTAAAATTGGTGTTGTTACATCAAAATTAAAAGATGTTGCAACATATCATTTAAAATTAACAAATCTATTTGAAGATGTTGATTTGATCGTGGGATATGATGATGTAAAAAATCATAAACCCAATCCAGATCCACTCTTAAAAGCAATAGAATTGCTTAATGTTAAAAAAGAAGATACATTATATGTTGGTGATCATGAAAATGATATCAAAGCAGCAAAAAAAGCTGGTATTGAAAGTTGTGCAGTTACTTATTCATCTAGACTACATGAAATGCTTTTGGAACAACCAGAATATGTTATCGATAATTTAGATAATCTTAGAGATATAATATAAATAAAAAAAAGTTATAAGGAGATATAAAAAAATGTTATATGATGTTTTAATCATTGGTGCAGGCCCAGCAGGGATCACTGCAGCGATTTACGCTAAGAGAGCAAATTTAAAGGTTGCTATGTTTGAAAGAGATACTCCAGGTGGACAATTATCAAAATATAATGAAATTGAAAACTATACGGGTGCTAAAAAAGTTGCTGGATATGAATTAGCAACAATGATGATTGATCATGCATATGATCTAGATATCGAAGTTATATATGATGAAGTTACTAAAGTTGAATTAGATGGAAATGTTAAAAAATTAATTACACCAAATAAAACATATGAATCAAAAGCTTTAATCGTTGCTACAGGAAACATACCTAGAAGATTAGGTGTAGAAAACGAAGATGCGCTTGCAATGAATGGCATTAGCTGGTGTGCTATATGCGATGGTCCATTATATAAAGACCGTAAAGTAGTAGTTGTTGGTGGCGGAAATAGTGCTGTTGAAGAAGCAAGTTATCTTGCTACATTAGCAACTCATGTCACTGTTGTTCAAAATTTAGCTGATTTAACTGCTGACCCTAAAGCCCAAGATATTTTAAGAGCAATGAAAAATGTAGATATTAAATATTCAACATTGGTATCAAAATTCTTAAAAGATGATAAAGGATTAACTGGTGTTGTTATTAAATCAGATGTTGATGGTAAAGAAGAAA
The sequence above is drawn from the Mariniplasma anaerobium genome and encodes:
- the hprK gene encoding HPr(Ser) kinase/phosphatase gives rise to the protein MKLKVKHLMKDLGLNIIAGKVGLENEIKAEMLSRPGVELAGFLDFFDKERLILIGSKEDHFMNLLPKDVKRKRIENIMMQKPPAIIFSVNVDIEDLFIELGDKYEVAIVKSDTRTTALSSVLYSYLHSKLAPRTSVHGVLVDIDGMGTLITGKSGIGKSETALELIKRGHILVSDDRVDIFEAAHGVLIGSAPKILEKYIEVRGIGIVDVVSMFGAGAYRETKKIRLVVELEHWEQGKFYDRLGIETQKVKFFDTEIAKITIPVLPGRNVATLVESAAMNQKLKFLGYNAAKELTEAVSKKARRDRRDEEDD
- the lgt gene encoding prolipoprotein diacylglyceryl transferase, with product MIDYLKKNKQGIYLYGGSLLAFILLIILAVSSLNGSPLDSTINQFDNKTALDLGFATIAWYAIFILTGIVIGATLSYFEFKKVGWDTEKLFDGLLFGVPLSIIGARLYYVIFDPNPHYETFMDVINITNGGLAIHGAVITALVFLIFFTKKKKIDFWVMADMIAIGFLVGQIVGRWGNFMNGEAHGPVIESQFILNILPNFIKTNMTTSTGTIIHPTFFYEGLWNFTGLVFLLITRRFKLFKVGDMIGLYLIWYGLGRGLIIEPLRTDPLYIFGLKANIVLSLSLFAGGGVLLLILKRIIFKDQKYYKEMLVTHEDNPI
- a CDS encoding HAD-IA family hydrolase, yielding MKTILFDLDGTLIQTPTIILEAFKQTFETHLKEVELSEKELSNFLGQTLWQTFEFYTDDKDLVNEMIDHYRNVSNMMIEEGLKAYPNAKKTILYLKNQGCKIGVVTSKLKDVATYHLKLTNLFEDVDLIVGYDDVKNHKPNPDPLLKAIELLNVKKEDTLYVGDHENDIKAAKKAGIESCAVTYSSRLHEMLLEQPEYVIDNLDNLRDII
- a CDS encoding NAD(P)/FAD-dependent oxidoreductase translates to MLYDVLIIGAGPAGITAAIYAKRANLKVAMFERDTPGGQLSKYNEIENYTGAKKVAGYELATMMIDHAYDLDIEVIYDEVTKVELDGNVKKLITPNKTYESKALIVATGNIPRRLGVENEDALAMNGISWCAICDGPLYKDRKVVVVGGGNSAVEEASYLATLATHVTVVQNLADLTADPKAQDILRAMKNVDIKYSTLVSKFLKDDKGLTGVVIKSDVDGKEETIAADGVFEYVGLTPVTDMVKDLGVTNKYGYIEANEKMQTKVDGVFAAGDVIVKQIRQVVTATADGAIAAQNVLRYLETWK